From Triticum urartu cultivar G1812 chromosome 2, Tu2.1, whole genome shotgun sequence, a single genomic window includes:
- the LOC125536744 gene encoding isopentenyl-diphosphate Delta-isomerase II, chloroplastic-like, translating into MAGTGDDAGMDEVQRRLMFDDECILVDEQDNVVGHESKYTCHLMEKIESLNLLHRAFSVFLFNSKHELLLQQRSATKVTFPLVWTNTCCSHPLYRESELIQENFLGVRNAAQRKLLDELGIPAEDVPVDQFTPLGRMLYKAPSDGKWGEHELDYLLFIVRDVKLVPNPDEVADVKYVSREQLRELIQQADAGEGGVKLSPWFRLVVDNFLMGWWEHLEKGTLAEAVDMETIHKLK; encoded by the exons ATGGCCGGCACGGGCGACGACGCCGGGATGGACGAGGTCCAGAGGCGCCTCATGTTCGACGACGA ATGCATTTTGGTAGATGAACAGGACAACGTTGTTGGCCATGAATCAAAATATACCT GCCATCTGATGGAGAAGATTGAATCTCTGAACCTGCTCCACAGGGCTTTCAGCGTATTCCTTTTCAACTCAAAACATGAGCTGCTACTTCAG CAAAGATCTGCAACGAAGGTTACGTTTCCTTTAGTATGGACCAACACCTGCTGCAGCCATCCTCTGTACCGTGAATCTGAGCTTATTCAGGAAAACTTTCTTG GTGTCAGAAATGCTGCTCAGAGGAAGCTCCTCGATGAGCTGGGCATCCCGGCTGAAGATGTGCCCGTTGACCAGTTCACCCCTCTCGGTCGGATGCTTTACAAGGCACCATCTGATGGGAAATGGGGCGAACATGAGC TGGACTACCTGCTGTTCATCGTGCGTGACGTGAAGCTGGTCCCGAACCCGGACGAAGTGGCTGACGTGAAGTATGTGAGCCGGGAGCAGCTGCGGGAGCTCATCCAGCAGGCGGACGCCGGCGAGGGCGGCGTGAAGCTGTCCCCCTGGTTCAGGCTGGTGGTGGACAACTTCCTCATGGGCTGGTGGGAGCACTTGGAGAAAGGCACGCTCGCGGAGGCCGTGGACATGGAAACCATCCACAAGCTCAAGTGA